From a single Deltaproteobacteria bacterium genomic region:
- a CDS encoding saccharopine dehydrogenase NADP-binding domain-containing protein: MRFVVLGTGLVGNAIVRDLAGDPGNEVLAVDRHQAALDNLGALERVEKVCADIQEPGLAASLLNHADVVVSAVPGCLGFETLSEILSVGKPVVDISFFPEDPFQLDGLAREKGVTAVVDCGVAPGLCNILAGYVESLLDHVDRYVCYVGGLPKRREWPFEYKAVFSPADVLEEYTRPVHLLEYGQEVVRPALSEVELLDFPGIGTLEAFNTDGLRTLRKTIRAPFMTEKTLRYPGHARLISVLKKGGFFRTTPVDVNGCSVIPMELTAALLREKWRLEPGEEDLTVMKVILEGRKGAKGYRYTFDLLDTYDQETQTTSMARTTGYTCAIVARWIADGFYQGRGICPPEYLGRHRPSYENLLREYEKRHIIIEETVEEFDFSAISPDPGSRS, translated from the coding sequence ATGCGATTCGTGGTATTGGGAACAGGCCTGGTTGGAAACGCCATCGTTCGGGATCTGGCGGGAGACCCCGGGAACGAGGTCCTAGCAGTCGATCGGCACCAAGCGGCTCTGGATAACCTGGGGGCCCTTGAGAGAGTCGAAAAGGTCTGTGCGGACATCCAGGAACCGGGTCTGGCCGCCTCTCTGCTCAACCACGCTGACGTAGTAGTCAGCGCCGTTCCAGGATGCCTGGGATTTGAAACCCTGAGTGAGATTCTCTCGGTGGGAAAACCGGTGGTGGATATCTCTTTTTTCCCGGAGGACCCCTTCCAACTGGATGGTTTGGCCCGGGAGAAAGGTGTCACCGCGGTAGTGGATTGTGGGGTCGCCCCGGGACTTTGCAATATCCTGGCGGGATATGTGGAGAGTCTCTTGGACCATGTTGACCGATATGTCTGTTACGTGGGAGGGTTGCCGAAACGCCGGGAATGGCCCTTTGAATACAAGGCTGTGTTTTCCCCGGCGGACGTGCTGGAGGAATATACGAGGCCCGTGCACCTCCTTGAGTATGGTCAGGAGGTGGTTCGTCCAGCCCTCTCGGAGGTTGAATTGCTCGACTTCCCAGGGATCGGTACCCTGGAAGCCTTCAATACCGATGGGTTGAGGACCCTTCGAAAGACGATCCGGGCGCCCTTCATGACGGAAAAGACCCTTCGTTATCCAGGCCATGCCCGCTTGATCAGCGTCCTTAAAAAAGGCGGCTTTTTCAGGACCACGCCCGTTGATGTGAACGGCTGTTCCGTCATTCCCATGGAGCTGACAGCCGCGCTCCTCCGGGAAAAGTGGAGACTTGAGCCCGGGGAGGAGGATTTGACCGTCATGAAGGTCATCCTGGAGGGCCGAAAAGGGGCCAAGGGTTACCGTTATACTTTCGATCTCCTGGATACCTATGACCAGGAGACCCAGACCACTTCCATGGCGCGCACCACGGGTTACACCTGCGCCATTGTCGCACGCTGGATCGCCGATGGTTTTTACCAAGGAAGAGGGATCTGCCCCCCGGAATACCTCGGTCGTCACAGGCCCAGTTACGAGAACCTCCTCCGGGAATACGAGAAACGTCACATCATAATCGAGGAAACCGTCGAGGAATTTGATTTTTCCGCTATTTCGCCCGACCCCGGGAGTCGGTCGTAA
- a CDS encoding FHA domain-containing protein: MPEIVVLEGNMKGQTFSIVTETVFIGRSSKNDIQIIDGAVSRKQIKIFRIGKKYFVEDLKSTNGTLINGERIPPGEGFEVDEGDIISIGKTTLQITNFPPRKPIEKKLTPKRVPDAGTSTGFRENERRSRTGANLELVCRVSELLKGRWDLPDLLDRILEHVMDALPRIHRSSILIFEQKNGNPGEITQTFSKSRKGSVNFPITFSRSIVERVKGDGKAVRMSNTAFENVEDILDKDSTLKIGSVLCVPLISDSVVRGALYVDTINVPYGFRKDDLLLLNSLSGSIALAIAKAGV, from the coding sequence ATGCCTGAGATCGTGGTTCTTGAAGGCAACATGAAAGGCCAAACCTTCAGTATAGTAACTGAGACCGTGTTTATCGGGAGATCCTCCAAGAATGATATCCAGATTATCGACGGGGCGGTTTCCCGAAAACAGATCAAGATCTTTCGGATCGGAAAGAAGTATTTTGTGGAAGATCTTAAGAGCACGAACGGCACACTCATCAACGGAGAAAGGATTCCTCCCGGTGAAGGATTCGAGGTGGACGAGGGTGATATTATATCCATCGGCAAAACCACACTTCAAATCACCAATTTCCCTCCCAGAAAACCCATCGAGAAGAAACTGACACCGAAACGCGTCCCGGATGCGGGGACTTCCACCGGATTTCGCGAAAATGAACGCCGATCCAGGACAGGAGCGAACCTGGAACTTGTATGCCGGGTATCGGAACTTCTGAAAGGAAGGTGGGATCTTCCCGATCTTCTCGACAGGATCCTGGAACACGTCATGGACGCCCTCCCTCGGATACACCGATCCTCCATTCTCATCTTCGAACAAAAAAACGGGAACCCCGGCGAAATCACTCAGACTTTCAGCAAGTCGAGAAAAGGCTCCGTAAATTTCCCGATCACATTCAGCCGTTCGATTGTCGAGAGGGTAAAAGGGGATGGAAAAGCCGTGAGGATGTCTAACACGGCCTTCGAAAACGTGGAGGATATCCTGGACAAGGACAGTACCCTGAAGATCGGGTCGGTGCTGTGCGTACCTCTGATCAGCGATTCGGTGGTTCGGGGGGCACTATATGTTGATACGATCAATGTGCCGTACGGGTTCAGGAAAGACGACTTACTCCTCCTCAATAGTCTCAGCGGGTCCATTGCTCTGGCCATTGCTAAGGCGGGGGTTTGA
- a CDS encoding tetratricopeptide repeat protein has translation MERICPLCNKTYSTRDKGVRKTGIPENCKRCGVPLVAIEGFDVRREEPFSGDEKSHQCPRCGADRFSPEGCQTCGYLPEEEPEKESFEPLDVSSPVRKAPEVRRVLKIAGIGTAAIFSLVVAAAVFLFLFGIHNSEAYRTAKTFIKGNREVRKIVGSNPSFGFLPEGSYEEKRGRGRARFSIGVKGNSGSTTVHVRLAKIQGSWRVVSAYCNDPKGRNKVLLVSSSTRTARKVSHSSSNESISPYKEHLLRGHRLFREKRLEEALREYDQAARLDPERYQVFYWRGRLKIQMGKGEEAIRDFERTVRLNASYSPAYDNLGWLYAQRGEYERAIRYLNKSIELKPQNGWTYYQRGECLYRTGERAKALEDAKQACNLGYEQGCAVYEKLKQ, from the coding sequence ATGGAACGGATCTGCCCCCTGTGCAACAAGACATACAGCACTCGGGACAAGGGTGTGAGGAAAACGGGGATTCCCGAAAACTGCAAACGGTGCGGTGTCCCTCTGGTCGCGATCGAAGGCTTCGATGTCCGGAGGGAGGAGCCCTTTTCAGGAGATGAAAAAAGCCACCAGTGCCCCCGGTGCGGCGCTGATCGGTTCTCTCCGGAAGGATGCCAGACCTGCGGCTATCTCCCCGAGGAAGAACCAGAAAAGGAATCCTTCGAACCCCTGGATGTTTCTTCCCCGGTTCGTAAGGCGCCCGAGGTAAGGCGCGTCTTGAAAATCGCCGGGATCGGTACCGCCGCAATCTTTTCCCTGGTAGTGGCCGCCGCCGTGTTTCTCTTCCTCTTCGGGATCCACAATTCAGAGGCCTACAGAACGGCCAAAACGTTTATCAAAGGTAACAGGGAGGTCCGGAAGATTGTGGGGAGCAATCCATCCTTCGGATTCCTCCCCGAAGGATCCTATGAAGAGAAGCGGGGGAGGGGCCGTGCCCGATTCTCCATCGGAGTCAAGGGAAACAGCGGATCCACCACCGTCCATGTCCGGTTGGCGAAAATCCAGGGATCCTGGCGGGTGGTCTCCGCCTATTGCAATGACCCGAAAGGAAGGAACAAGGTCCTCCTGGTATCTTCGTCCACCCGGACCGCAAGAAAGGTCAGCCACTCCAGTTCCAACGAGAGTATATCTCCATACAAAGAACACCTTCTCCGAGGACACCGACTTTTTAGGGAAAAACGCCTGGAGGAGGCCCTCAGGGAATATGATCAGGCAGCACGGCTGGATCCGGAAAGGTACCAGGTATTTTACTGGCGCGGACGCTTGAAGATCCAGATGGGGAAAGGGGAGGAGGCCATCCGGGACTTTGAAAGAACCGTTCGGCTGAACGCCTCTTATTCTCCTGCCTACGACAATCTGGGCTGGCTCTACGCCCAAAGGGGAGAATACGAACGGGCCATACGTTATCTGAACAAATCGATCGAACTCAAGCCTCAAAACGGATGGACCTATTACCAGCGGGGGGAGTGTCTTTACAGGACTGGCGAGCGGGCAAAGGCCCTGGAAGATGCCAAACAAGCCTGCAATCTGGGGTATGAGCAGGGATGCGCGGTCTATGAAAAACTCAAACAATGA
- a CDS encoding nitroreductase family protein has protein sequence MFLDLASKRRSIRKFQDKDVEQEKLDRILEAALRSPSSMDRKPWEFILVRNRELLAKLAEAKPHGSAFLKNAPAAVVVCADPSRCDVWIEDASIASIYILLAAESLGLGGCWIQIRERMHDPNTTSKAYVAELLGLPDGFEVESIVALGYPGEKKDPHPKESLDYQKIHFEKYGSRNA, from the coding sequence ATGTTTCTTGACCTTGCCAGCAAAAGAAGGAGTATCAGGAAGTTCCAGGACAAGGACGTCGAACAGGAAAAATTGGACAGGATCCTGGAAGCAGCGCTTCGCTCCCCCTCCTCCATGGACCGCAAACCATGGGAGTTCATCCTTGTAAGGAACCGGGAACTTCTTGCCAAACTCGCTGAGGCCAAACCCCACGGATCGGCCTTTTTAAAGAATGCGCCGGCGGCCGTCGTGGTATGCGCCGATCCCTCCCGTTGCGATGTATGGATCGAAGACGCCTCCATTGCGTCGATATACATTCTGCTGGCGGCGGAATCCCTCGGTCTGGGAGGATGCTGGATCCAAATCCGCGAGAGGATGCATGACCCAAACACCACTTCGAAGGCCTATGTGGCTGAACTGCTGGGACTCCCAGACGGCTTTGAGGTGGAATCCATCGTGGCCCTGGGCTATCCAGGGGAAAAAAAGGACCCGCATCCAAAAGAGAGCCTGGATTACCAGAAGATTCACTTTGAAAAATACGGCAGCAGAAATGCCTGA
- a CDS encoding putative molybdenum carrier protein, giving the protein MSGVLKIVSGGQTGVDRAALDVAIKLGIPHGGWVPAGRRAEDGRVPAFYQLKETPLSGYPERTRRNVVDSDGTLIISRGGLKGGSALTRELARRNKRPWLHVDLQRFAVQEAAERIQEWIQQQRVRILNVAGPRASQDPEIYNLASMVLMTCFGREKRSDRGSRAGGGKRL; this is encoded by the coding sequence ATGTCAGGGGTATTGAAAATCGTCTCCGGGGGGCAGACCGGTGTCGACCGGGCCGCCCTGGATGTGGCCATAAAACTCGGGATTCCCCATGGAGGTTGGGTTCCCGCGGGAAGACGGGCGGAGGACGGTCGGGTACCCGCCTTCTATCAGCTCAAGGAAACACCCCTCAGTGGCTATCCCGAAAGGACCAGGAGAAACGTGGTGGATTCAGATGGGACCTTGATAATCTCCAGGGGAGGGCTTAAGGGAGGGTCAGCCTTGACCCGGGAACTGGCAAGGCGCAACAAAAGACCGTGGCTTCATGTGGATCTGCAGAGATTCGCCGTTCAAGAGGCTGCAGAACGTATCCAAGAATGGATCCAACAACAGCGGGTGAGAATCCTGAACGTGGCTGGCCCCAGGGCCAGTCAGGATCCGGAGATTTACAATCTCGCCTCCATGGTCCTCATGACCTGTTTTGGCAGGGAGAAAAGGAGTGACAGGGGATCCCGGGCGGGCGGCGGTAAACGACTTTGA
- a CDS encoding iron-sulfur cluster assembly scaffold protein, whose protein sequence is MKGEFNFWNHHSRNYLEMAFRADRHETLASPDGHGFNKGVCGDSVEMFVTVKEGRIETVTFRVNGCMNTNACANTVAHLAEGKTLEEAWEITPQDVIDFLETLPEQSTHCAELAVGAFYLALRNLEEGDAKAHELHSGSKEGSSQV, encoded by the coding sequence ATGAAAGGCGAATTCAACTTCTGGAACCACCATTCACGGAATTATCTGGAGATGGCCTTCCGGGCGGACAGGCATGAAACCCTGGCCAGCCCGGACGGACACGGGTTCAACAAGGGAGTGTGCGGAGATTCGGTGGAAATGTTTGTTACGGTCAAGGAAGGCCGCATTGAAACCGTTACCTTTCGTGTGAACGGTTGTATGAATACGAATGCCTGCGCCAACACGGTTGCACACTTGGCCGAAGGGAAAACCCTGGAAGAGGCCTGGGAGATAACCCCGCAGGATGTCATCGATTTTCTCGAAACCCTGCCCGAGCAGAGTACCCATTGCGCCGAATTGGCTGTCGGGGCCTTTTACCTGGCCCTTAGAAACCTGGAGGAGGGCGATGCCAAGGCCCACGAACTCCATTCCGGAAGCAAAGAAGGCAGTTCCCAGGTATGA
- a CDS encoding DUF362 domain-containing protein: protein MTKKDRSLSSRLSLLRCENYRLPELEERLGEGFAGIGFDRTFLRGRRVLIKPNLLSASPPETAIVTHPEFFRAVLRFVKNGGGRPILVESPAFQPLKKVLEKTGYGRVLEEEGCEVADTRETSTLFYEEGRGFRRFELPKALFEADLVLNLPKFKTHSLTYITGAVKNLFGFIHGLAKSRWHVRAPSRETFSGFLLDLYEALLNGFEHPKPFIHVMDAVLAMEGEGPGRKGRPKKVGAMILGEDALAVDALAVELVGLDPRKVPMLLLGRERGLGETLLERYKLTHLNPGDFEIKGFQPSSSANRFDLGHWPTNTSFFKNLFIERPIPSEQRCTLCYRCMAICPAEAIERAANGEAVPRYDYGKCIRCYCCMEICPEGAVLLKRGRLQWVFGRS, encoded by the coding sequence ATGACTAAAAAGGATCGGTCCCTCTCATCCCGGTTGTCCCTCCTTCGGTGCGAGAACTATCGTTTACCGGAACTGGAGGAAAGGCTGGGGGAAGGGTTTGCCGGTATCGGGTTTGATCGAACGTTCCTGCGGGGCCGTCGGGTGCTCATCAAGCCCAATCTGTTGAGCGCCAGTCCCCCTGAGACCGCCATCGTCACCCACCCGGAGTTTTTCAGGGCCGTATTGCGGTTCGTCAAGAACGGGGGTGGGCGGCCGATCCTGGTGGAGTCCCCCGCATTCCAGCCCTTGAAAAAGGTCCTGGAAAAGACGGGATATGGGCGGGTGCTTGAGGAGGAGGGGTGTGAGGTGGCGGACACGCGGGAGACTTCTACGCTTTTCTATGAAGAGGGCAGGGGCTTTAGGCGGTTCGAATTGCCAAAAGCCCTTTTCGAGGCGGACTTGGTCCTCAACTTGCCCAAGTTCAAGACCCACAGCCTCACCTATATTACGGGCGCCGTCAAGAACCTCTTCGGTTTCATCCATGGTCTCGCGAAATCCCGGTGGCATGTCAGGGCCCCCTCCAGGGAGACCTTTTCCGGCTTTTTGCTGGATCTCTATGAGGCCCTCTTGAATGGATTCGAACATCCAAAGCCCTTTATCCATGTGATGGATGCCGTACTGGCCATGGAAGGAGAGGGACCCGGCCGGAAAGGTCGGCCAAAGAAAGTGGGGGCCATGATCCTGGGAGAAGACGCCTTGGCTGTGGATGCCCTGGCCGTCGAACTGGTGGGCCTGGATCCGCGTAAGGTTCCCATGCTTCTTTTGGGCAGAGAACGGGGCCTGGGCGAGACCCTGCTTGAAAGATATAAATTAACCCATTTAAATCCAGGTGATTTTGAAATCAAGGGTTTCCAACCGAGCAGTTCTGCAAACCGTTTCGACCTGGGCCACTGGCCCACCAATACCAGTTTTTTCAAGAACTTGTTCATTGAAAGGCCGATTCCCTCAGAGCAGCGCTGCACCCTCTGTTACCGGTGCATGGCTATCTGTCCCGCAGAAGCCATTGAAAGGGCGGCAAATGGTGAAGCGGTTCCCCGGTACGACTACGGGAAATGTATTCGTTGCTATTGTTGCATGGAGATTTGCCCGGAGGGCGCTGTTCTTCTCAAACGCGGGCGGCTCCAGTGGGTATTTGGAAGGAGTTGA